A DNA window from Camelina sativa cultivar DH55 chromosome 17, Cs, whole genome shotgun sequence contains the following coding sequences:
- the LOC104756530 gene encoding uncharacterized protein LOC104756530 translates to MAAQVSKKICSSMIIVILITMMFSISAQVSYSNACVKDCVVNLCMKASKKATPAICDNPCKMLCDPISGGQYIVPPGESPIKKFCRQFSWICT, encoded by the coding sequence ATGGCAGCTCAAGTATCAAAGAAAATCTGCAGTTCAATGATTATTGTAATTCTAATAACAatgatgttttcaatttcagCACAAGTTTCTTATTCCAACGCGTGTGTCAAAGATTGTGTCGTAAACCTGTGCATGAAAGCATCAAAAAAAGCGACTCCAGCCATATGTGATAACCCTTGCAAGATGCTATGTGATCCTATCAGCGGTGGGCAATACATTGTCCCTCCAGGTGAGAGTCCCATAAAAAAGTTTTGCAGACAATTTAGCTGGATATGTACCTAA
- the LOC104756531 gene encoding GDP-mannose transporter GONST5: protein MEEGSSLWQQWSMFRSLLAILQWWGFNVTVIIMNKWIFQKLDFKFPLSVSCVHFICSSIGAYIVIKVLKLKPLIVVDPEDRWKRIFPMSFVFCINIVLGNISLRYIPVSFMQTIKSFTPATTVVLQWLVWRKYFDWRIWASLVPIVGGILLTSITELSFNVFGFCAALFGCLATSTKTILAESLLHGYKFDSINTVYYMAPFATMILGLPAFLLEGNGILDWFEAHPSPWSALMIIFSSGVLAFCLNFSIFYVIHSTTAVTFNVAGNLKVAVAVLVSWMIFRNPISPMNAVGCGITLVGCTFYGYVSHMLSQKQPGTPRTPRTPRTPRNKTELIPLVNDKLESKV, encoded by the exons ATGGAGGAAGGAAGTAGTCTGTGGCAACAATGGAGTATGTTCAGATCTCTGTTAGCGATTCTTCAGTGGTGGGGTTTCAACGTTACTGTTATCATCATGAACAAATGGATCtttcag AAGCTGGATTTCAAGTTTCCGTTGTCGGTTTCATGTGTTCATTTCATATGTTCATCGATTGGAGCTTACATTGTGATCAAAGTCTTAAAGCTTAAACCTTTGATTGTGGTTGATCCAGAAGACCGGTGGAAGAGGATTTTTCCAATGTCATTTGTGTTCTGTATCAACATTGTGTTGGGAAACATCAGTCTTAGATACATTCCTGTCTCTTTTATGCAGACTATCAAATCTTTCACTCCTGCAACAAcag TTGTGTTACAGTGGTTGGTATGGAGGAAATATTTTGATTGGCGTATTTGGGCGTCGTTGGTGCCTATTGTTGGTGGGATTCTTCTGACTTCTATTACAGAACTTAGCTTTAATGTTTTTGGATTCTGTGCTGCTCTGTTTGGGTGTTTAGCTACCTCTACAAAGACCATTCTTGCTGAATCTCTTCTTCATGGATACAAATTTGATAG CATAAACACGGTGTACTATATGGCGCCTTTTGCGACCATGATTCTCGGACTACCAGCATTTTTACTCGAAGGGAATGGAATTTTGGATTGGTTTGAAGCACACCCGTCTCCATGGTCGGCTCTCATGATTATTTTCAGCTCAGGTGTTCTAGCTTTCTGTCTTAACTTCTCCATCTTCTATGTCATTCACTCCACTACAGCAGTCACATTCAATGTAGCTGGAAACCTCAAG GTTGCTGTGGCTGTGTTGGTATCATGGATGATATTCAGAAACCCGATCTCACCAATGAATGCTGTAGGATGCGGAATCACCCTAGTGGGATGCACTTTTTATGGATATGTAAGCCACATGCTATCTCAGAAACAACCGGGAACTCCCAGGACTCCTCGTACTCCTCGTACACCAAGGAACAAAACAGAACTGATTCCTCTTGTTAATGATAAACTGGAGAGTAAAGTTTAA
- the LOC104756532 gene encoding lysM domain-containing GPI-anchored protein 1 has product MRNPEKPTFFLFVTLFLASSLVYTVTAKSTIEPCSSNDTCNSLLGYTLYTDLKVSEVASLFQVDPISVLLANAIDISYPDVENHILPSKLFLKIPITCSCVDGIRKSVSTHYKTRPSDTLGSIADSVYGGLVSSEQIQEANSVNDPSLLDVGTSLVIPLPCACFNGTDNSLPAVYLSYVVREIDTLVGIARRYSTTITDLMNVNAMGGPDVSSGDILAVPLSACASKFPSYASDFGLIVPNGSYALAAGHCVQCSCALGSRNLYCEPASLAVSCSSMQCRNSNLMLGNITVLQSSAGCNVTTCDYNGFANGTILTMLTRSLQPRCPGPQQFAPLLAPPDTVPKDLMYAPAPSPDFDGPGSIASSPRSSVLPSSGGSFPGNPANGPAGSVSTASSSVSHFCITFLISIAYFSFVFSS; this is encoded by the exons ATGAGAAACCCAGAAAAGCCCACCTTTTTCTTGTTCGTCACTCTGTTTCTAGCTTCGAGTCTCGTCTACACAGTGACGGCGAAATCAACAATCGAGCCTTGCTCAAGCAACGACACTTGCAACTCTTTACTCGGCTACACACTCTACACCGACCTCAAAGTCTCGGAAGTCGCGTCTCTCTTCCAAGTCGACCCAATCTCTGTCCTTTTAGCTAACGCCATCGATATCTCTTACCCAGACGTCGAGAACCACATCCTTCCTTCCAAGCTCTTCCTCAAAATCCCAATCACTTGCTCCTGCGTCGACGGTATCAGGAAATCTGTCTCAACCCATTACAAGACCCGACCTTCAGATACTCTAGGATCCATTGCTGACTCTGTTTACGGAGGTTTGGTATCTTCCGAGCAGATCCAGGAAGCTAACTCCGTCAATGACCCGTCTTTGCTCGATGTTGGGACCAGTCTTGTTATACCCTTGCCTTGCGCTTGTTTCAATGGCACCGACAATTCTTTGCCCGCTGTTTACTTGTCGTATGTTGTGAGGGAGATTGATACATTGGTCGGAATCGCTAGGAGGTATTCGACTACTATTACTGATTTGATGAATGTGAATGCTATGGGTGGTCCTGATGTTAGTTCTGGAGATATTCTTGCTGTTCCTTTGTCAG CTTGCGCTTCAAAGTTCCCCAGCTATGCATCAGATTTCGGATTGATTGTTCCAAATGGTAGCTACGCTCTAGCTGCAGGTCACTGTGTGCAATGCAGTTGTGCGCTTGGGAGTCGCAA TTTGTATTGTGAGCCTGCTTCTTTAGCCGTCTCATGCTCAAGTATGCAGTGTAGGAACAGCAACCTCATGCTTGGTAATATCACTGTGCTGCAGAGTAGCGCTGGCTGTAATGTTACAACCTGTGATTACAATGGTTTTGCCAACGGCACTATCTTGACCAT GCTGACCAGGTCTCTTCAACCCCGATGTCCCG GACCTCAACAATTTGCGCCGCTTCTAGCTCCACCTGATACCGTTCCTAAGGATCTAATGTATGCACCAGCACCTTCACCGGATTTTGATGGTCCTGGATCAATAGCATCTTCACCAAGATCATCTGTGCTTCCTTCAAGCGGTGGTTCCTTCCCAGGTAACCCTGCTAATGGTCCAGCAGGTAGCGTCTCAACCGCCTCCTCCTCAGTTAGCCACTTCTGTATCACATTTCTCATCTCCATTGCTTatttctcctttgttttctcATCTTGA
- the LOC104756533 gene encoding WAT1-related protein At1g21890-like: MGSEKMWGGLMNRVKPYLAMISMQFGYAGMYIITMVSLKHGMNHYILAVYRHAIATAVIAPFALFHERKIRPKMTFRIFLQIALLGFIEPVLDQNLYYVGMTYTSATFASATANVLPAITFVLAIIFRLESVNFKKVRSIAKVVGTVITVSGALLMTLYKGPIVDFIRFGGGGGGGSDGDGSSHGGAGAAAMDKHWIPGTLMLLGRTFGWAGFFILQSFTLKKYPAPLSLTALICLMGTLEGTAVSLVTVRDLSAWKIGFDSNLFAAAYSGVICSGVAYYVQGVVMRERGPVFVATFNPLCVVITAALGVVVLSESIHLGSVIGTLFIIVGLYTVVWGKGKDKRMTDDDDEYSKELPVKSPVKPIDTGKSLACEPEMIAKEGQETNKATQVEV, from the exons ATGGGGAGTGAGAAAATGTGGGGAGGGTTAATGAATAGAGTGAAACCATACTTAGCAATGATATCTATGCAATTTGGTTATGCTGGTATGTACATAATCACCATGGTCTCTCTTAAACATGGCATGAACCATTACATCCTAGCAGTTTATCGCCATGCAATCGCCACCGCCGTCATCGCTCCGTTTGCTCTTTTTCATGAAAG GAAAATAAGGCCCAAGATGACGTTCCGAATATTCCTCCAAATTGCGCTGCTCGGTTTTATTGA GCCGGTGCTGGATCAGAATCTCTACTACGTCGGGATGACTTACACCTCAGCAACTTTCGCTTCTGCTACGGCTAATGTCCTTCCCGCCATCACCTTCGTCTTGGCCATCATTTTCAG attagaGAGCGTGAACTTTAAGAAGGTACGAAGCATAGCCAAAGTTGTGGGGACGGTGATCACAGTATCCGGAGCACTTCTCATGACTCTCTACAAAGGTCCTATAGTTGACTTTATCAGATTCggcggtggcggaggaggaggtaGTGACGGTGATGGTTCCTCCCACGGTGGTGCAGGAGCGGCGGCGATGGACAAACACTGGATTCCGGGAACACTTATGTTGTTGGGAAGAACTTTTGGTTGGGCCGGTTTCTTCATTCTACAA TCGTTTACACTGAAGAAGTACCCAGCTCCGCTGTCGCTAACAGCTTTGATATGTTTAATGGGAACGTTAGAAGGAACCGCCGTCTCATTGGTAACGGTACGTGACTTGAGTGCTTGGAAGATCGGCTTCGACTCTAACCTCTTCGCCGCCGCTTACTCC GGGGTGATATGTTCGGGAGTGGCGTATTACGTGCAAGGAGTAGTGATGAGAGAAAGAGGACCAGTTTTTGTTGCGACATTTAATCCACTTTGTGTCGTTATAACTGCTGCTCTTGGTGTTGTTGTCTTGTCTGAAAGTATTCATCTCGGAAg TGTGATTGGAACGTTATTTATAATCGTGGGCCTATACACTGTTGTATGGGGGAAAGGCAAAGACAAGAGAATGACTGATGATGACGACGAATATAGCAAAGAACTTCCGGTTAAGAGTCCGGTTAAACCAATAGATACCGGTAAAAGCTTAGCCTGTGAACCCGAGATGATAGCTAAAGAAGGCCAGGAGACTAATAAGGCTACTCAAGTTGAGGTTTAA